Within the Vibrio sp. DW001 genome, the region TTAGATTTAGGAATAGTAGGTATAAACATAGAAGATAGTATTGTTGAAGAAGAGCGTAAGCTTGTGGATGCTACAGAATTCGCAAAACTCATAGTATATTTAAAGGATAGGTTGAAAGAAGGTGGTCGAAAGTTTTTCATAAATGTTAGAACAGATACTTTTCTTTTAAATGTATCTGAAGCTTTGTTAGAAACAGAAAAACGAATCAAACTTTATGATGAAGCAGGAGCAGACGGAATATTCGTACCATGTGTTACAAAAGAAATGGACATTCAAACGCTAGTAAAGAAAACTAAGTTGCCGATTAATGTCATGTGTATGCCCGAGCTCCCCGACTTTAGTAAACTAAAAGACTTGGGTGTAAGGCGTATAAGTATGGGAAATTTCTTGTTTGATAAAATAATTAAAGATCTACAGGCTAACCTAAGTTCTATACAGAACAATCAATCTTTTGAATCTGTTTTTTAATTATGCAAATAACTGATAAAGAAAAGATAGGTACGTTTTACCAAGCATTGCTTGAGAGAAACTCAAGCTATGTGGGTATTTTTTATGTTGGCGTAAAAACAACATCTGTTTTTTGTATTGCTACTTGTCGTGCAAGGAAGCCTAAATTTGAAAACGTGGTATTTTATAGTACATTCAAAGACGCTTTAAACTCGGGATTTAGACCTTGCAAAATCTGTAAGCCTAC harbors:
- a CDS encoding isocitrate lyase/phosphoenolpyruvate mutase family protein → MTFNELHNQNTPLLLCNVWDVSSAKIAESLGYQAIGTSSAAIATHLGYNDGENMLFQDLYQVVSRISANTTLPLTVDIEAGYNRNPSEVYGYIQSLLDLGIVGINIEDSIVEEERKLVDATEFAKLIVYLKDRLKEGGRKFFINVRTDTFLLNVSEALLETEKRIKLYDEAGADGIFVPCVTKEMDIQTLVKKTKLPINVMCMPELPDFSKLKDLGVRRISMGNFLFDKIIKDLQANLSSIQNNQSFESVF